From Pseudoleptotrichia goodfellowii, a single genomic window includes:
- the miaA gene encoding tRNA (adenosine(37)-N6)-dimethylallyltransferase MiaA has translation MNDLLKGIVISGPTGVGKTDISIILAKKIHSDIISADSTQIYREMDIGTAKVTTEEMDGIKHYMLDIINPDEDYSVGDFEKEANRILKEKEKNKENIIITGGTGLYIKALTEGFSDLPSKDEKLRKELEKKTVEELCEELEKIDIKAYNDIDRNNKVRIVRALEVCILTGKKFSEIRTENIKNNNYDFLKIFLTRNREEMYEGINKRVDIMINKGLPDEVKKVYDKYSKNRHKITAIGYKELFDYFDGAISLEKAVEEIKKESRRYAKRQMTWFRKEKGYITYNLSEKSQKETIEEILKKWEKI, from the coding sequence ATGAATGATTTATTGAAAGGGATTGTAATAAGCGGACCTACAGGTGTGGGGAAAACCGATATTTCTATAATTCTTGCGAAAAAAATACATTCCGATATTATTTCTGCAGATTCAACGCAGATATACAGAGAAATGGACATAGGAACTGCGAAAGTTACAACTGAAGAAATGGACGGAATAAAGCATTATATGCTTGATATTATAAATCCTGATGAAGATTATTCTGTGGGTGATTTTGAAAAAGAAGCGAACAGAATATTGAAAGAAAAAGAAAAAAATAAAGAAAATATAATAATCACAGGTGGTACGGGACTTTATATAAAAGCTTTGACAGAAGGATTTTCGGATTTACCTTCAAAAGATGAGAAATTACGAAAAGAACTGGAAAAAAAAACTGTGGAAGAATTATGTGAAGAGCTTGAAAAAATTGATATAAAAGCATATAATGATATAGACAGGAATAACAAAGTCAGGATTGTGAGAGCTTTGGAAGTATGTATTCTCACAGGAAAAAAGTTCAGCGAAATAAGAACGGAAAATATAAAAAATAATAATTACGATTTTTTGAAAATATTTTTGACACGAAACAGAGAAGAAATGTACGAAGGAATCAATAAAAGAGTAGACATAATGATAAATAAAGGACTTCCTGACGAAGTGAAAAAAGTATATGATAAATATAGTAAAAATAGGCATAAAATAACGGCTATAGGATATAAAGAGCTGTTTGATTATTTTGACGGGGCAATTTCTTTGGAAAAAGCAGTAGAAGAAATAAAAAAAGAAAGTCGAAGATATGCCAAAAGGCAAATGACCTGGTTCAGAAAAGAAAAAGGCTACATAACTTATAATTTGTCCGAAAAATCGCAGAAAGAAACAATAGAAGAAATTTTAAAGAAATGGGAGAAAATCTGA
- the obgE gene encoding GTPase ObgE yields the protein MFIDESVITVISGRGGDGAATFRREKFVQFGGPDGGDGGKGGDIVFLTDPNINTLVDFKSSKKFQAGDGERGAAARSTGKSGNDLIIKVPVGTMIRDFETNRLLLDLDRPNEKVIFLKGGDGGRGNIHFKSSVRKAPRIAESGREGAELKIKLELKLLADAALVGYPSVGKSSFINKVSAANSKVASYHFTTLKPKLGVVRIGDEESFVIADVPGLIEGAHEGIGLGDRFLKHIERCKLIIHIVDISGIDGRSPEEDFLKINRELENYSEKLAKKPQIVVANKIDMLYDDKKYDSFEKFVKDRGIEYVYPVSVIANEGIKPVLMKAWELIKEIPREELEEEYSVDELLCEMNKKDDWIINKLEDHVFEVDGRIVDDVLKKYVFTGDEGIINFLQVMRTLGMEVELENAGVEEGDMIIIAGYEFEYVI from the coding sequence ATGTTTATAGACGAGAGTGTAATTACCGTTATATCGGGTAGAGGCGGCGACGGTGCTGCTACATTCAGGAGAGAAAAATTTGTTCAATTCGGAGGACCTGACGGCGGCGACGGCGGTAAAGGCGGAGATATAGTTTTTCTGACTGATCCTAATATAAATACGTTAGTCGATTTTAAAAGCAGTAAAAAATTTCAGGCAGGAGACGGTGAAAGAGGTGCTGCTGCACGTTCTACGGGAAAATCGGGAAACGACCTTATAATTAAAGTACCTGTAGGGACTATGATAAGAGATTTTGAAACAAACAGACTTTTACTGGATTTGGATAGACCCAATGAAAAAGTTATATTTCTGAAAGGCGGCGACGGCGGAAGAGGAAATATCCATTTCAAGTCTTCTGTAAGAAAAGCTCCGAGAATAGCTGAAAGTGGAAGAGAAGGAGCAGAGCTGAAAATAAAGCTTGAGCTGAAACTGCTCGCCGACGCTGCATTGGTAGGCTATCCTAGTGTAGGAAAATCAAGTTTTATAAATAAAGTGTCGGCTGCAAATTCCAAAGTGGCGAGTTACCATTTTACTACATTGAAACCGAAGTTGGGAGTAGTAAGGATAGGAGATGAAGAAAGCTTTGTAATAGCCGATGTACCGGGGCTTATTGAAGGAGCTCATGAAGGGATAGGACTGGGAGACAGATTTTTAAAGCATATAGAAAGATGTAAACTGATTATCCATATTGTGGATATTTCGGGAATAGACGGCAGAAGTCCCGAAGAGGATTTTTTGAAAATTAACAGAGAACTTGAAAATTACAGTGAAAAATTGGCGAAAAAACCTCAAATTGTAGTTGCAAATAAAATAGATATGTTGTATGATGATAAGAAATACGACAGTTTTGAAAAATTTGTCAAAGACCGAGGAATAGAGTACGTATATCCTGTGTCGGTTATAGCCAATGAGGGAATAAAGCCTGTTCTTATGAAGGCTTGGGAACTTATAAAAGAAATTCCTCGTGAAGAATTGGAAGAAGAATATTCTGTAGATGAACTGCTGTGTGAAATGAACAAAAAAGACGACTGGATTATTAATAAACTCGAAGATCATGTATTTGAAGTAGACGGAAGAATTGTCGATGATGTATTGAAAAAGTATGTATTTACCGGAGATGAAGGAATTATAAACTTCCTTCAGGTGATGAGGACTTTAGGAATGGAAGTCGAGTTGGAAAATGCCGGAGTGGAAGAAGGAGATATGATAATCATTGCAGGATATGAATTTGAGTATGTTATTTAA
- a CDS encoding DNA alkylation repair protein has protein sequence MNFDNLFEEMMKHKNEKEAEKMSAYMLNKFKYIGIKTPERRKIFKNFFKEYKKEEIINWDFINKCWENEYRELQYSAIDYLKEMVKFLTEKDIPKIKKLIITKSWWDTVDGIDVIVGETALKYPEINKTLIKWSKDKNIWLRRIAIDHQLLRKEKTNTELLSEIIENNLNGTEFFINKAIGWALRDYSKTNPDWVTDFIEKNKDKMSKLSIKEASKYI, from the coding sequence ATGAATTTTGATAACCTTTTTGAAGAAATGATGAAACACAAAAATGAAAAAGAAGCTGAAAAAATGTCCGCTTATATGTTGAATAAGTTTAAATATATAGGCATTAAGACACCTGAAAGAAGAAAAATATTTAAAAATTTTTTCAAAGAATATAAAAAGGAAGAGATAATTAATTGGGATTTTATAAATAAATGCTGGGAAAATGAATATAGAGAACTTCAGTATTCGGCAATAGACTATTTAAAAGAAATGGTGAAGTTTCTGACTGAAAAGGATATTCCGAAAATAAAAAAACTGATTATAACAAAGTCATGGTGGGATACTGTTGACGGGATAGATGTGATTGTCGGAGAAACTGCATTGAAATACCCGGAAATAAATAAGACATTGATTAAATGGAGTAAAGATAAAAACATCTGGCTCAGAAGAATAGCCATAGATCATCAGTTATTGAGAAAAGAAAAAACAAATACGGAATTATTGTCGGAAATTATAGAAAACAACTTAAACGGTACGGAATTTTTTATTAATAAAGCAATAGGATGGGCTTTGAGAGATTACAGTAAGACAAACCCTGATTGGGTAACAGATTTTATTGAGAAAAATAAGGATAAAATGTCAAAGCTCAGTATTAAAGAGGCAAGTAAGTATATTTGA
- a CDS encoding radical SAM protein produces the protein MKGIVNKIIPFSNVDGPGNRLSIFFQGCNFDCLYCHNPETIEVFGENKVPEEISVMGIDDILKEIEEVAPFISGITVSGGECSLQWKFLTELFKAVKKRWERMTCFVDSNGSIPLWTEDKKEFLSVTDKIMLDIKAFDEKDHILMVGVSNENVIKNFKFLVEIGKIYEVRTVIVPEIIDNEKTVDNISKLIAEYDKNLKYKLLRFRQNGVRRDVLVAYTPNDDYMNNLKNIATKNGLTDVIII, from the coding sequence ATGAAAGGGATTGTTAATAAGATAATACCCTTCAGTAATGTTGACGGCCCGGGTAACAGGCTGTCAATATTTTTTCAAGGGTGTAATTTTGACTGCCTGTACTGTCATAATCCTGAAACTATAGAAGTGTTCGGGGAAAATAAAGTTCCCGAAGAAATCAGTGTTATGGGAATTGATGATATTTTAAAAGAAATCGAGGAAGTTGCTCCTTTTATATCGGGAATTACTGTTTCGGGGGGAGAATGTTCGCTCCAGTGGAAGTTTTTAACGGAACTTTTTAAAGCAGTCAAAAAGCGATGGGAACGGATGACCTGTTTTGTGGACAGTAACGGCTCGATTCCCCTTTGGACTGAAGATAAAAAAGAATTTTTAAGTGTAACAGACAAGATAATGCTCGATATAAAAGCTTTTGATGAAAAAGATCATATATTAATGGTTGGAGTTTCCAATGAAAATGTTATAAAAAATTTTAAATTTCTTGTTGAAATCGGTAAAATATATGAAGTGAGAACAGTTATTGTGCCTGAAATTATTGATAATGAAAAAACAGTGGACAATATAAGTAAACTCATTGCCGAATATGATAAAAACCTGAAATATAAATTACTGCGATTTAGACAAAATGGGGTCAGAAGAGATGTATTAGTGGCTTATACCCCTAATGATGATTATATGAATAATTTGAAAAATATAGCAACTAAAAACGGACTCACTGATGTGATAATAATATAA
- a CDS encoding YjjI family glycine radical enzyme, which produces MSDQILSIIKNRVLTYEQKLRTLAGAAEDTLSVLNITPDIQEYRDKGIICDLFEGNAPYRARYITPDYEKFMKQGSKFLELEPAKDIWEATTNLLILYNHVPSITSYPVYLGNIDMLLEPYIKNEEEAYKAIKLFLLQIDRTITDSFCHANLGPEKTKAGEMILRATVELNTMTPNLTLKYDEDITPDDFAIQCVETSLKVAKPSFSNYKMFQKDFYGKDYAIASCYNGLSIGGGAYTLVRLNLAKLADEAKDEEDLLNNKLPDAVNKMARFMDERIRFLVEESGFFESSFLVKEELIYRNRFSGMFGMVGLAECVNKIIGAEKKEDKFGWSKYADDLGVKIIDKLQELVHNYKVKYCEITDDHYVLHAQVGIDTDHGISPGCRIPIGDEPVLPKHIKQTARFHPYFKSGIGDIFPFDEMASKNPASILDIIKGAFKEGMRYFSVYSTDADVIRITGYLVKKSEMEKLYKNEQVIQQTVVFGLGARENSKILERKVRGNE; this is translated from the coding sequence ATGTCGGATCAGATTTTATCAATTATAAAAAATAGAGTACTGACTTATGAGCAGAAGTTAAGAACATTGGCAGGAGCTGCCGAAGATACTTTGAGTGTGCTGAATATTACACCCGATATTCAGGAATACAGAGATAAAGGGATAATATGCGATTTGTTTGAGGGGAATGCCCCTTACAGAGCGAGATACATTACTCCCGATTATGAAAAATTTATGAAACAGGGAAGTAAATTTCTTGAACTGGAGCCTGCGAAAGATATCTGGGAAGCTACGACAAATTTACTTATACTGTACAACCATGTACCGTCGATAACTTCATATCCTGTATATTTGGGAAATATAGATATGTTGCTCGAACCTTATATAAAAAACGAAGAAGAAGCGTATAAAGCTATAAAATTATTTTTATTGCAAATAGACAGAACCATTACCGATTCGTTCTGTCACGCAAATTTAGGACCTGAAAAAACAAAAGCGGGAGAAATGATATTAAGAGCAACTGTGGAACTTAATACGATGACACCGAATTTAACATTGAAGTATGACGAAGATATAACTCCTGACGACTTTGCGATTCAGTGTGTGGAAACAAGCCTGAAAGTAGCAAAACCGAGTTTTTCCAATTATAAAATGTTTCAAAAGGATTTTTACGGGAAAGATTATGCCATAGCAAGCTGTTACAACGGACTCAGTATCGGAGGGGGAGCTTACACTCTTGTAAGACTTAACCTTGCAAAACTTGCTGACGAGGCAAAAGATGAAGAAGATCTGCTTAATAACAAACTGCCTGATGCGGTAAACAAAATGGCGAGATTTATGGACGAAAGAATAAGATTTTTAGTAGAAGAAAGCGGTTTTTTTGAGTCGAGTTTTCTTGTAAAAGAAGAATTGATCTATAGAAACAGATTCAGTGGAATGTTCGGAATGGTAGGACTTGCAGAATGTGTAAACAAAATAATCGGAGCAGAGAAAAAAGAAGATAAATTCGGTTGGAGCAAATATGCCGACGATCTGGGAGTAAAAATCATTGATAAACTTCAGGAATTGGTACATAATTACAAAGTGAAATACTGTGAAATAACTGATGATCATTATGTGTTGCATGCACAGGTAGGAATAGACACTGATCATGGGATAAGTCCGGGATGCAGAATACCTATAGGAGATGAGCCTGTATTGCCAAAACACATAAAGCAGACAGCGAGATTTCATCCTTATTTCAAATCGGGAATAGGAGATATTTTTCCTTTTGATGAAATGGCTTCAAAAAATCCGGCATCAATATTGGATATTATAAAAGGTGCATTTAAAGAAGGAATGAGATATTTTTCAGTGTATTCTACTGATGCCGACGTAATAAGAATTACAGGCTATCTTGTGAAAAAATCCGAAATGGAAAAATTATACAAAAATGAACAGGTAATACAGCAGACGGTTGTATTCGGTTTAGGTGCAAGGGAAAATTCAAAAATATTGGAAAGAAAAGTAAGAGGAAATGAATAA